In one Scomber japonicus isolate fScoJap1 chromosome 6, fScoJap1.pri, whole genome shotgun sequence genomic region, the following are encoded:
- the slc37a4a gene encoding glucose-6-phosphate exchanger SLC37A4a, which translates to MATANYGYYRGTIFLAMFVGYTLYYFNRKTFSFVMPSVMEEITLDKDDLGTITSSQSLAYAISKFISGVLSDQISARWLFSIGLFMVGGINVVFSWSSTVAVFSGLWFLNGLGQGLGWPPCGRVLRKWFEPSQFGTWWAILSCSMNLAGSLGPIIASVLTQSYSWRTILSVSGMICMVVSFVCLLVIKNEPKDVGLPNIEVAAKKSKGGSSSNESTLSEFLLSPYLWLLSVSYLVVFGVKTACTDWGQLFLIQDKGQSTLMGSSYMSALEVGGLLGSLAAGYFSDKAVAKQGMRSYGNPRHFILIIMMAGMFVSMYLFRVTVTPDSPKVWILVLGAVFGFCSYGPIALFGVIANESAPSNYCGTSHAIVALMANIGGFLSGLPFSTIAKHHGWEMAFWVAEIFCGAIAVGFFLLRNIRTKMGHVSKKAD; encoded by the exons ATGGCTACAGCAAATTACGGATACTACAGAGGCACTATATTTTTAGCCATGTTTGTTGGCTACACATTGTACTACTTTAACAGAAAGACATTCTCCTTTGTGATGCCTTCTGTAATGGAAGAGATTACGCTGGATAAGGATGACCTGG GCACAATCACCAGCAGTCAGTCTTTGGCCTACGCTATCAGTAAGTTCATCAGCGGTGTGCTTTCGGACCAGATCAGTGCCCGTTGGCTCTTCTCCATTGGCTTGTTCATGGTGGGAGGCATCAACGTGGTCTTCTCCTGGTCCTCCACCGTAGCCGTCTTCTCTGGCCTGTGGTTCCTCAACGGCCTGGGCCAGGGCCTCGGCTGGCCTCCCTGTGGCAGAGTGCTGCGCAAG TGGTTCGAGCCCTCTCAGTTCGGGACATGGTGGGCAATTCTCTCCTGCAGCATGAATCTGGCTGGCAGCTTGGGCCCAATCATCGCCTCAGTGCTGACCCAGAGTTACAGCTGGAGGACGATCCTGTCGGTCTCTGGAATGATTTGTATGGTGGTCTCCTTTGTCTGCCTGCTGGTCATCAAGAACGAGCCTAAGGATGTGGGGCTGCCCAATATAGAGGTGGCAGCCAAGAAGAGCAAAGGAG GATCCTCCAGCAATGAAAGCACCCTATCTGAGTTCCTTTTGTCACCCTACCTGTggctgctctctgtgtcctaTCTGGTGGTGTTTGGGGTAAAGACGGCCTGCACTGACTGGGGCCAGCTGTTTCTCATTCAGGACAAGGGCCAGTCTACACTGATGG GTAGCTCATACATGAGTGCCCTGGAGGTTGGAGGCCTGTTGGGCAGTCTTGCAGCAGGTTACTTCTCTGACAAGGCAGTGGCCAAA CAAGGCATGAGAAGCTATGGCAATCCCCGCCATTTCATCCTGATCATCATGATGGCTGGGATGTTTGTGTCCATGTACCTATTCAGAGTCACTGTCACTCCAGACAGTCCGAAG GTGTGGATATTAGTCTTGGGTGCTGTCTTTGGTTTCTGCTCCTACGGACCAATAGCGTTGTTTGGAGTTATAGCTAATGAGAGTGCCCCGTCCAACTACTGTGGGACGTCACATGCCATTGTAGCCCTGATGGCCAACA TTGGTGGCTTCCTTTCTGGACTTCCATTCAGCACAATTGCCAAGCACCACGGCTGGGAAATGGCCTTCTGGGTAGCAGAGATATTCTGTGGTGCCATCGCTGTTGGATTCTTCCTGCTGCGCAACATTCGAACCAAGATGGGTCACGTGTCCAAAAAGGCAGACTAA
- the cfap45 gene encoding cilia- and flagella-associated protein 45 translates to MVSNSYSRPPGGGSSPKGERWRVGSSSAGSRSSSFNRRYRTRAPTSEVDETLFGGVTPESSQPERRGRSAPVTRNPPLTNQQGETMQIVTKDLIRNLKVPYKDPSGESIILPAAVFEQITSRSQVLTKEEREALRAAYEKKKDEEIKAAEEKKHQIYEADLARKKNPALTELEIEARDRAQRLLERANALRMEQEEEIKKLNKLILGAQCQATRDAQIQEKKQIRTELTEEEKRLDAMMEVERRRALETVDQIDELRKQQRISGMQKIYNQIQQRLEEKQLQDEMKEHEKHQIREKQEKMNLEDLKALEKKREEQQQLQQEIMRINNETVRAKEQRREEEKLADMRDMEYIKNKLEREAEHEAQQRQIKKEKELEIARLRAKQEKAKDYKADQDELRARRNQEIADREWRRKEKEMAAKKAREEAMLKAARLEQLRCKEHCLSIEAGRERAEFERVLKVQEEAIIKQKEEEQKLRQKALRHSEAIRQQVKERELTAVAKRREIFKETDQLSEEARQRRMRLDEIKEKKLNELKATGLSDKYCSEVERKARAL, encoded by the exons ATGGTGTCCAATAGTTACTCCAGACCACCAGGGGGAGGATCATCTCCAAAAGGGGAGAGGTGG AGGGTTGGATCCAGCTCCGCGGGTTCAAGGAGCAGCTCCTTCAACCGCCGGTACCGCACCCGAGCCCCCACCTCTGAGGTGGACGAGACCCTGTTTGGGGGCGTCACGCcg GAGTCATCACAGCCAGAAAGACGTGGTCGCTCAGCCCCCGTGACCAGAAATCCACCCCTGACCAACCAACAAGGAGAGACTATGCAAATCGTCACCAAGGACCTCATCCGCAATCTCAA aGTCCCCTATAAAGATCCTTCTGGAGAGTCCATCATCCTACCAGCAGCTGTGTTTGAGCAGATTACCTCAAGATCCCAGGTTCTTACCAAGGAGGAGCGAGAGGCGTTGAGGGCAGCttatgagaagaaaaaagacgAGGAAATT AAAGCtgcagaggagaagaagcaTCAAATCTATGAGGCAGATCTGGCCCGTAAGAAGAACCCGGCACTGACTGAATTGGAGATAGAGGCCCGGGACCGAGCACAGCGTTTGCTGGAACGGGCCAACGCTCTCAGGatggagcaagaggaggagatTAAAAAGCTCAACAAG CTGATTCTGGGCGCTCAATGCCAAGCAACACGTGACGCCCAGATTCAAGAGAAGAAACAGATCCGTACGGAgttgacagaggaggagaagcgtCTGGATGCCATGATGGAGGTGGAGCGCCGCAGGGCCTTGGAGACTGTGGATCAGATTGATGAGCTGCGCAAACAACAGAGGATCAG TGGAATGCAGAAAATTTACAACCAGATCCAGCAGCGTCTGGAGGAGAAGCAACTGCAAGATGAGATGAAAGAACACGAGAAACATCAGATTCGAGAGAAACAGGAGAAAATGAACCTGGAGGACCTCAAG GCCctggagaagaagagggaggagcaacagcagctgcagcaggagatcatgCGCATCAACAATGAGACTGTGCGGGCcaaggagcagaggagagaggaggagaagctggCTGACATGAGAGACATGGaatacatcaaaaacaaactg GAGCGGGAGGCAGAACACGAGGCTCAGCAGAGGCAAAtcaagaaggagaaggagttgGAGATTGCCAGGCTGAGAGCTAAGCAGGAGAAAGCAAAAGACTACAAGGCAGACCAG GATGAGCTCCGTGCTCGTAGGAACCAAGAAATTGCTGACAGAGaatggaggagaaaagagaaggagatggCTGCCAAGAAGGCACGGGAGGAAGCAATGCTAAAGGCAGCCCGTTTGGAGCAGCTTCGCTGCAAAGAGCACTGCCTGTCCATTGAAGCTGGCCGAGAGAGGGCTGAGTTTGAGAGGGTGCTGAA GGTGCAGGAGGAGGCGATCATcaaacagaaggaggaggagcaaaaGCTGCGTCAGAAGGCGCTCCGCCACTCAGAGGCCATCAGGCAGCAGGTGAAGGAACGTGAACTCACAGCAGTAGCCAAGCGCAGAGAGATCTTCAAGGAGACTGATCAGCTGAGTGAGGAGGCCCGGCAGAGACGTATGCGCCTCGATGAGATCAAAGAGAAGAAGCTCAACGAGCTCAA GGCTACAGGGCTCTCTGATAAATACTGCAGTGAAGTGGAGAGGAAGGCCCGCGCTCTCTGA